aaaaaaagaggcaggcAATGCCCAACTCGTCGCCATGCGATCCCGTAGTCGGTACCATAAGGCCCTACTTTCCCTTCGCCTGGCGTTGTCAACTGCTAAAGTCCAAGTACCATTTCACAAAACATCACTTTCAGGTGTTCGCGGTAGACAAAATATTGGAACATCGCCCGACTACAGAAACCTGCTATATCCCTCTTTCATCGCCACTTCCGTAAGTATCTCTCATTAGTACTAAACTTAATGCATTATAATTGACTAGAAACCCCtcaaaaaatacttttttttctttttttttaatcgcagATGATTATATAGTAACAAATGATCTAATAAGTATTCCGTATTTTGAAGTATTTACCCATACTTTGCTGATATCTGGACAGGTGAGAGTGAGATGTCGAGAACGCTGTCTCTCCTccacaaaataaatacatatataagatcaAATAAATGTTAATAGCTATAATTTCCATATTAGGAAATATTTGTGAAAGTGTTGAACTTTCCAGGTATTTTAGTTTATCTATAAATTTAATGCTAGATTCCAGTAATTTGGAAATTATTACATTAGCCTTGTGAATTTATAAAATTACAAAAGATTTAAAGATAACCTTAGTTTCTGAAATGACAACAGCTGTATATGAATTGCACTGTCTGGAAGCTCTTGAAGGTCTTCATTCTGCAGGCCAATATAACATACCAAGAACATACATTGCTGactggataaaaaatatatatatacatataaatacataaatataaatgcatgaataaaaaaaaaaaaaaaaaaaaaaaaatatatatatatatatatatatatatatatatatatatatatatatatatatatatatatatatatatatatatatatatatatatatatatatatatatacataaatgtatatacatatcctctccctccacacacatacgcatatacatacacacctaatacacgcacacatatactcatgtgtatatttttataaatatgtgtatgtgtgctgggtGACTTACACATATGTGtctctatatcaatatatcatttgCTTATCTTTTTggacaataatatgataaaaaaatgatattatgataaaaaaatcacaattacTTGAACATTTGCTTATGAATAACTATGTAGCGTTTCTTTTCAGGATCACCAGTACCACCCTATGTGCAGATCTTGATGTGGCAGCTGACAGGTGCTGACAATTTTGACGTGTAACAGCAACTTGAGagcaataaacaatgaaaaataatactgTTTCCTTTATTAAACCAACAAAATTCTGCTTATTGCAATTACATTTTCAACACTGAAATGTGTCTAAAGGACATGTATGAACCTACTATAGCCAAATGTGAAAATATTATAATGGTTTAAACATATATAGAACTTAAAGGTAAATATGTCATATTAATCATGTTTTATATCAAGTAAGATTTCAAATATTCATCCAGACCCTGGAACTGTAGCTAAACATACTTAAATcacaatgcatttttttctaaCTGCTAcagttttctttaatttctaaATCCATTATATGTCTGTAGCATTGTTCATTTGCACAAGATATTTTATTTAGCGATTTTTTGCCTTTAGATGGGTTCCCTCAGTATCTTGTGGACTAGCTTTCTTTATGTTTGCTTATGGTGATTTGTGCCTCAAAGTAAAcaaattcaaatttcccgcgtTGTTCAAAGTTAGCGATGGTCTATCTAGAGGAAACCCGGGCAAAGGATCGCCCGCCGAAAGTGTTGTAAGCTCGGCTTACTTTTGTTAACGCCTGGCGATCGCCTGCACTTTTCCGAAACTTTGATGGTACGGAAGTGGAtggtagaaggggttggagaagggatggaaacggaagagcgggagggagaaaagaccctGCATAATTAGTcaagtcgagggctgaggccctaggtgGGGGAGATCCCCGCATTGGATCCCACTCCTCGTctcttaagccccccccccccccacgacaacaacgggcaagggattaggGGGGACGATTGGAAGAGGGAGTATAGGCtgagggggtagtattacggagagatgggtAATAAGGCTGGAAGGTAGTAATAAGGAAGGATGGGGTGATTGATGAAagttgtgggggtagaggtgatgttaaagttgggagagtaggaatgtggATAGTTAATGGATAGTTAAtgatcatatagcactataggaaagtatatcaaaggaggggtgaagggtgatagttgctatgcgtcaataatctagagtaatcttgaaaggttaaagatgggtaaatgAGTTACTGTGTGGATGGGCTATGGTGGGTCTCagtaagggaattacataagggATTCACGAGTATATCCAGGAGGAattggaaaggatagaggggattgataatggttaatagttaaaaagcaaagcaaaaaaaaaaaaaaaaaaaaaatctgtcatatagcactataggaaagtatattagaggaggggtgaagggtgatagttactatgcgtcaactatctagagtgatTTTGTAGGGTTAAAGATGGTTAAGGAAGTtgtgtgaatgggctatggtcggcttaggtaagggaattacataagtgTTTCATGTGTGtttccaggagggagtggaaatgatagaggggatggagggagggataatgtACTTATAGTTGGAGTTaaggggggtgggttgtgttgggagggagtaggagggagtggtgtagggggagtatgagtaggaggatggatatcggcagtagttggtgttgagggggatgggttgtgttagagggagtaggaggaagactgATACCGGTAGTATCAGGAGGATGGTTATCGGTAGTATGCGTAATTGAGGATTAGGTTGTGtttagagggagtaggagagaggggtgtaggttgaatatgagcaggagggggatggataccGGCTGTCACTTCGAGTATGGAGGGAGCATAAGGTGTGGAAttttgtctcaagcatatagttttggatatatattccatagtttctgcagtggagttagTTGGATAGTTTTGTGAGAAAGATTTTCCTATgagggaggggaacaggagactggtgtctgaaggtaaaggtaggtgaagGTGAGTGcattaggggaagaaggggtggaacgtttagtctgtctgctgcgggtagtgcggggagggagtgccatggtgttggggctgtagttgagctTGGAGTGTCTGGGTGTCGAGTAGCAAAAGAATTTGACAggaggaggtagaatgtagaagtggaagtagggaagtaggtataggggaggatgTAGGagcatcttgaggtggagggggaggggcagagcgagcaacattactagagtagggagtacaAGAGAAACCTTGatggcgtgcttcctgtctggcttcacgtagagtgagaccatcTTTGTATCAGAGTTGCTACCACtgactcgaacttgtaagtgggacagcctctataaaatacattatgggggacgccgcagttagcacatgtacgtgtttgtgcagagcagtttgatcggttataaCCTGGTTTGGCACAtagggggcatcggtctgtggaacggcaatgtttggcagaatgtccaaatcgccaacagttttgacattgacgaggaggaggttggtatggttgaacagggagggattgtccaccaatgtagatacgaaaggGAAGACCATGTGtgcggaaagtaattttggcaatgttgatcagattctttcgttgacctttaggaggaatggtgtagcaatgtactgactTCACATCTTGGCCTTTGAGGCATCCAATAAGtgttctccacagtctgaccaatctttggtatcgaatGGGTaatttgctggggagagagaatgagtgagttccagtacaagtattaagggttggatgaggttctgctggaatggggttgccagaatgatcggttaaatttgatagtgctatagattcagtttctgatctgacttacGAGACGgtagcgatcgcgtctggtatagaagtaataatgacaagaaaataaatgtgctcgacatcaaaggtcatatagcattatGGTATTGTACTGTATTGTGTTGGGAGGGTTTTAAAATTCTTCATTACAATTAAAATGTCAAGTTTCGACGGTCATTTATTGTATGATAGTCTAGTATTtaaaggagtaggggagggtagatggaggtaggataggtattgatgagaagaggaagagttaaGGATAGATGATTAGATcaaaaggatatttatgcgtctgaggaagtctggtatagaaagggattttggccacttgtttttggagacatttttgaaagagaagtgttgcccGAGTAAAgggctgtagaagggatcacgaaaaatcggtcccatttagctgggctaaacagtatTTAAAATATCtctagggttggtggtggtggatggtcggggacgtgtggaagagggagtattacagagtgatggagaataaggctgtaaggtagtaataagggaggatggggtgcttgatgaaggttatgggggtagagttgatgaatttgaggaagttgtgagggtaggaatgtcttctggagatcgagtctctgcttgggtgggtaatgcactggtaggtattgaggagtgggtagtagtttgtgttcggagtcgttgtcaaaggagagcctggggtcagggAGCCGGTGGGGCTACTTTacgaaggggcaagcctcattgcccctaatcaggttatttcatattcattactggccatgggaagccttaactgtgtaaagggaaataaacagtccacccccagtATCCTATAGGGGgttaagggctagacaactaaatcaggggagtaccgtgcccatggttcccgtaGTCCGTTCAGGACtagcacaaggtcagcctttcattctttcagcacggctcttacactgTGGAGGTTAAGAAAacaaactggattttatctctttattgttaatgagccaagcacaggtcaggtgcggttctagattgatggccaatcaggaaccgctacagcactccccctctagtttcgcggtcgcgaaacggactCTGGCGATCCTGAAGGGCTGCTGCAGGTGTGCGGGTTTGGCGCGGTCGATGGTCacggtgtcttctccctttggccggcggatggtgatcgtcttgtcgCCTCTTCGGATGACCGGGAATGGACCCTCGTACAGAGGACAgagagcaatcctggagtcctggAGGCATGTATATGTACTGCTGTCGGGTGGGTCTCGTCGGTCGGCTGCATACCCGGGCCATTCGTTCGCAGAGTTGTTTGCCGAAGGTCCCGGGTTCGAAGTTGCTGGCTGTGACAAGGAAATCTGCAGGGAGGGCGAGCATTGTCCCGTAGACCATTTCTGCGCtggtgcactgcaggtcctctttgaacgacgtccggatgttaaggaggaCATGAGGAAGTTGGTCGACCCATCTCCTGTTAGGGGAGGATGATATTagggcctgcttcatatgccggtggagtcgctcgaccatgccgttggcgcAGGGGTGGTAGGCAGTCGTCCTGATTCTTTTGGATCCGAGCAGGATCATTAAGTGGCGCCAAAGTTCGGACTCGAACTGGGCGCCGCGGTCTGTAGTGACGGTTTCCGGGGTGCCGAAGCGGGAGATCCAGGTATTGAAGGTCTTGGCGACTGTCGCTGCGGTGATGTCACGGAGGGCCTAGCCTCGGGCCATCTGGTGAAGCGGTCGATCATCGTCAGGATGTAGCTGTAGCCGTCATCCATGGGCAGAGGTCCCACTATGTCTATGTGGACGTGTTGGAACCTACTGTCTGGAATAGGAAAGGTCTGGAGGGGGGGATTTGGTGTGCCTGTGGATCTTGTTTCTTTGGCATTCGGTACAGGAACGACACCACTGCCGAACGTCCTTGTTGATGGCGGGCCAGACGACTTTGCTGCGGATGATGTGTTGGGTGGCCCGGATGCCACGATGCTGGTGGTAGGCATCGAAGAATCGCCGGGATTTTGACTCTCTCAAGGTAGAAGGAAGTCTGGCCCTCTAGGAGTGGAGTCAAGGACGTGTCCTGGCGTTGCTCTCTGCTTACTACATGGTAGTCCACTGCGTCGTCGGCGAGAGTCGCAGCAGATATGGTCACCCTCGACAGAGCATCGGCGGCCTCATTGTCCGAGCCCCGAATGTGGTGGATGTCCGTCGTGAACTGGGAAATGAAGTCCAGGTGGCGCTCCTCGCGAGGGGATTGGCGGCGGGTCCTCGAGTGTAAGGCGAAGGTGAGGGGTTTGTGGTCCGTCAGGATGTGGAATTCCTTAGCCTCCACAGACGGCTGGAAATGCCTCACCGCGGAGTATGCTGCCAGGAGCTCCCTTCCGAAGGCACTGTACCGTGACTGGCGTGGCGACAGGGTCTGCGAAAAGAAGGCAAGGGGTTGCCACTGCTTACCCTGGCGTTACTGGAGGACCGCACCGATGGCAGTGTCGGAGGACAAACCTTCTGTAGAAGTTAAACATGCCCAGGAATTTCCGCAGCTGCTTCTCCGTCGCTGGCCTGGGGAACTTCCTTATAGCGGTGACCTTCTCCTGCGCTGGGGTGATGCCTTGGGGGGTGACGGTGTggccgaggaaagagagggaagcgacaCCGAACTGGCATTTTCCCGGGTTGATACCGACGCCCGCGTCTTGCAGTCTGCCGAAGAGGTCGCGGAGATGGCGGACGTGGTCTGCTTCTGAGATGCTGGCGACGAGGATGTCGTCGATGTAGGCGAAGACGCTCTCAAGGCCGCGAGTCACGTCGTTTATGAATCGCTGGAAGGTCTGGGCGGCGTTCCGAagaccgaagggcatcctgaggAATTCAAAGAGGCTGAAAGGTGTGATCACGgccgtcttggggatgtcctcTTCAGCGATCGGGATTTGGTGGAAGGCCCGCACGAGGTCGATCCTGGAAAAAAACGTACAGCCAGACAGCTCGTGGGAGGAGTGCAGGTGCGGCAGGGGGTATCTGTCGGGGGCGGTGATCGTGTTGAGGTGACGGTAATCACCGCACGGGCGCCAGTCACCATCCTTCTTTTTCACCTGATGCAGAGGGGCCGCCCATTGACTGCTTGAAGGGCGTATAATCCCCAACTGCATCATATGGACGAACTCCGCCCTGGCACTGCGACATCTGTCAGGGGCGAGCGGACGGGAgcgagagtgggcagggggaccGTGGGTGACGATGTGGTGCCGGACTTCgtgccgtggttgggtggcccggttgATCGGCTTTGTCAAGGCCGCGAATTCCCGCAGGATGTTCTTGAAGgcgcaggtcctgggaagcactgtatatattagggGGGTACTTACCAGAGCCGGAGCAGCGTGCGTGCGGGCCCCGGTTCGGTGGATTAGGGCCATACCTTGAAGATCAACCGTCACACCGTAGTGCGCCAAGAAGTCGGCGCCGATGGTGGGCTGAGGGACGTCGGCGACGAGGAAGATCCACTGGAATCGTTGGGCGGGCTCGCCTTCCAGCGTGCGGGCCCCGGTTTCGGTGGATTAGGGCCATACCTTGAAAATCAACCGTCAGACCGTAGTGCGCCAAGAAGTCGGCGCCGATGATGGGTTGAGGGACGTCGGCGACGAGGAAGATCCACTGGAATCGTTGGGCGGGCTCGCCTTCCAGCGAGAGGCTCCTCGAATACTCGCCGTAAGTATTGATGGGCGCCCAGTTTCCGCGGTACCCTCCAATCTTTGAGCGGCGGTGCAGGAGCGCGGAAGCGAGGCTGGCGGTTAGGCGGTAGAAAGCACCTGGTCCCGGTCACTGTGTGGCGGTGAAGGGGTGCGACAGCGAGGCCGGGAGCGAGAGCGTTCCTGTGTAGATATCTTCTGCACAGCCTCAGATAGTGTGGCGACGTGAGCTGCAAGGGATCCCAACGtcacggcggaggtggtggttgcaGCAGACACTGTCGCTTTTGGCGGTGTGGGTGCCCTAGCTGCGAGCATCGAGTCGGCTTTTAGGGCAAGGTGCTCAAGTGGGGCATCTGgcaccagcaggatttgctggataaCAGCGGGCAGCCGCTTAAGGAAGAGAGAGCACATGACTAGTGGGAGCGTCGTGCCGGtgcgggtgaggaggcgctggaagtggtgaaggatttctgtGGGAGTACGGCTGTCCGCGGCTtcagacgagaggaaggagcttAACGCGGTCAGAGAGTTAGGTGCTGCTCGCCTAAGAATGGCCTCCTTAAGCTCGTCGTAAGTGGCGCACCGATGATCATTCAGGAGGTCGCCGACGGTCAGAAGTTCTGGCGGGAGGTTAGTGACCAGCAgcaaactggattttatctctttattgttaatgagccaagcacaagtaatgttaggtcagcagtcgtgtggcgaatgatgattccacctcaggtccggcggcttaagTACCTGAGCGGCGATGTTAGCTCGGCCGATTAGGGCGGCCCCGAAGCaggggtcggccaatcacaggtcaggtgcggttctagattgatggccaatcaggaaccgctacaacaccttagaatggttaatggttaagataaatatgctagacatctaagagaatgtgtgggactgaaagagggacgttacatagaggacataggggcgggtctgagcgtgacattagataggtgAGTGTGGCCActacgtaagcgtgcgagggccgtctcccaacgtctgtttttgtgaaatggagctgagcaagaggagattgatggttttacggtatgtaatttattgttgtggagtcttgaccaaaaagattgctaTCGGGTATACAAGGAGGTTTTAAAGTGGAGgtagtaatccgtagctggaatatgtgagaagtgtAGTTGAGGtcatgtggacattgcggcatagtttgcaagagtatctgcctgttcattgccagggattccaacatggctggatatccagcaaaatctgacagatttgtgatgtgtggatagatagaacaaccagttctggatcttacagacaaggggattagTCGAGTGCagagactttatgagggttaaagagttacgggagtcagtaaaaatagtaaaagaggaagaggagaatgagtatatgcgtcttaaggcaaaaaggagtgcatatagttctgtagtaaggacactagattcaggagggagggtgtatttgaaagtgcaatctgggaatgttactgcgaatccagctcctgagatggatttggaaccgtcagtatAAAcgtgaatgctggaggaatgaatggacacatggtcaaggaaatgagtgagtaggatagaggggggaatatctgattttggtgggtcagggaaaactgaggagcaaatacaggggttaggtataagccatggaggaatggaatggacagaaagtgggagaggtcagaggtgaggaaagggggaatgggagaggagggtatccaagCGTACGGGAAGAGgcgttggtaaacgtggagaaaaggtaaaggtatgaagcaggattgtggaatagttagtttggtaagggaaaattggtgaaatcgagcatagcatcggagagagaaaagggctcaacgtcgagagagggacggcatgcctgattcagtatatatgCTCTCACCTGGAGAGGAgcagaaggcgcctagggctaagcggagaccgttgtggtggattgtatcaaggtgagcaagaagagaggttgaggcagaggagtagatatggcatccataatctagagtggagagaatcaaggtaacttgaagatggaggagagttttgcgatctgagccccaggagatgtgtgaaagagtttgtaagatttgGAGGCGAcattgagctttttctttgatgtacaagatatagTCTccccaggacaatttggaatcaaatataacgcctaggaatttgccagaaaaacggtattggagtggagcgttatataagaagagtgggagtttggggaccgtacgtgtgcgagagaaaaggatggggaaagatttggaggtagagaagcaAAAGCcatggtggcccaagaagttactgatgttattgcagactgtaggaattgacagagatctggtatagatgtgccagatgcatagatggctcctgatggtaggactgagactatgtcatttacagcaagaaggaataaagtggtactaagcacttccttgtgggacgccttcgaattgaggaaaggatgatgacgtggaagaggcaattttgacctggaaggtacgtttagaaaggaaggatttgatgaaaacgccctaaggaggacaattgttggaggatatggtatcgccatgtggtatcatgtgctttttctagatcaaagaatatggctaatacgtattcatggcgtgcaaatgccgatgtaatgtatgtctcgaaatgggcaagtgggtctgctgtacttcgggcacgtcggaaaccaaactgggaaggggaaaggagattatgagattcaaggtaccacattaaacggaagttaaccattcgttctattagtttgcacaagcagctagttagagctatggagcggtaatcttggggtagggtacctgatttattgggttttaagaaaggtaggataagagcatctcgccaatgagaaggaaaatttcctgacgtccatatgtggttgaaaatagttaaaaggaaggatagagaggaagatgggaggtgtcggagaatacgatagtgaataccatcagggaccttcatgagtgttgcagcacgactgtaatgcagcgttgagttcagaagaaaaaggagcattataggactcatcagaggatagggtgaaggtaataggggtgtgttctttgatggctttaatggaagaaaagtgtggggaaaggtgggagccactactgacctggctgaaatagttgcccaatTCATTAGCTATttcgacaggctcagagatgagaatatctcgaatatggaggacgggtgcaggatggggggggatgtttgcctgacaatttatggatccgtcgccaaaaagctgaaatagatgtagatgtaattgaggaaacaattttgccagctatttgttttgctgtttttaattgtatggcgaagatgggcagatgctcttttaaaggaaataagggctgatagctggtgaggcgTGTCTCGTTTGttgcgatagctgttccaggctgctcgttttaagcgaagcgctttgatgcaatcagaattccaccatggaacacatttagaggtataaggtcttgaagttcgaggaatggctgtataggcagctcttaggatcgtggttgtaaaataatgtagcatatctgaaatggactgtaaggggggtggag
This genomic stretch from Penaeus vannamei isolate JL-2024 chromosome 28, ASM4276789v1, whole genome shotgun sequence harbors:
- the LOC113800260 gene encoding uncharacterized protein codes for the protein MLESLAMNRQILLQTMPQCPHDLNYTSHIFQLRITTSTLKPPCIPDSNLFELLTVGDLLNDHRCATYDELKEAILRRAAPNSLTALSSFLSSEAADSRTPTEILHHFQRLLTRTGTTLPLVMCSLFLKRLPAVIQQILLVPDAPLEHLALKADSMLAARAPTPPKATVSAATTTSAVTLGSLAAHVATLSEAVQKISTQERSRSRPRCRTPSPPHSDRDQIGGYRGNWAPINTYGEYSRSLSLEGEPAQRFQWIFLVADVPQPIIGADFLAHYGLTVDFQGEPAQRFQWIFLVADVPQPTIGADFLAHYGVTVDLQGMALIHRTGARTHAAPALVSTPLIYTVLPRTCAFKNILREFAALTKPINRATQPRHEVRHHIVTHGPPAHSRSRPLAPDRCRSARAEFVHMMQLGIIRPSSSQWAAPLHQVKKKDGDWRPCGDYRHLNTITAPDRYPLPHLHSSHELSGCTFFSRIDLVRAFHQIPIAEEDIPKTAVITPFSLFEFLRMPFGLRNAAQTFQRFINDVTRGLESVFAYIDDILVASISEADHVRHLRDLFGRLQDAGVGINPGKCQFGVASLSFLGHTVTPQGITPAQEKVTAIRKFPRPATEKQLRKFLGMFNFYRRFVLRHCHRCGPPTLSPRQSRYSAFGRELLAAYSAVRHFQPSVEAKEFHILTDHKPLTFALHSRTRRQSPREERHLDFISQFTTDIHHIRGSDNEAADALSRVTISAATLADDAVDYHVVSREQRQDTSLTPLLEGQTSFYLERVKIPAILRCLPPASWHPGHPTHHPQQSRLARHQQGRSAVVSFLYRMPKKQDPQAHQIPPSRPFLFQTALRDITAATVAKTFNTWISRFGTPETVTTDRGAQFESELWRHLMILLGSKRIRTTAYHPCANGMVERLHRHMKQALISSSPNRRWVDQLPHVLLNIRTSFKEDLQCTSAEMVYGTMLALPADFLVTASNFEPGTFGKQLCERMARVCSRPTRPTRQQYIYMPPGLQDCSLSSVRGSIPGHPKRRQDDHHPPAKGRRHRDHRPRQTRTPAAALQDRQSPFRDRETRGGVL